The genomic DNA AGTGTTGCGGTTGCCAAAATTGGTACAACGTCTTGATCATGCGGTACAGTCTAAACGCTTAGATGAATGGGTAGCAACTTCATTTATTCAATTTTTGAGTGCTAAGGACGCAGAAAAGACTGTTTCCGGGATTTTAACCACCGCCGCAGGTACTTTCTCATCTTTTATTCAAGCTGATTTACTGCGGGCATTCATCGGTAAATCGGATATTCCTACCCAGCTAGAAGGTAGAGAAATGGTAGTGTTTAAGCTGGATGATGAACGCCGCAGTGTGGTCGGTCCCCTGTTAGCAGCTGCAATGCACTTAATGATTGTCGGTAATTTAAGCCGTCCCCGGAAAGACCCGTTGATTATTTCTTTGGATGAATTACCATCAATTAAACTGGATAGGCTACCACAATGGATTAATGAATATCGTTCTAATGGGGCTTGTTTTATCTTGGGTATTCAAAGTTTAGAGCAGCTTTATGATATTTATGGGGATAAAATGGGGAGTGCCATTGCTTCAGCTTGCAGTACCCATGTTTTATTCAATCCTGGTAACTACAAAACGGCAGAGGATTACTCAAAACGCTATGGTGAAAAGGAAGTATTAATTAAAAATCGTACCACAGGGCGAACTCTTGGTGGACAAATGAGCCGTTCAATTAGCTGGAGTGAGAATTTACAAAAAATGCCTGTTATCAGTGCCGATGAAATTCTCAAATTTCCCCAAGGTAAATGTGTAATTACCAGTCCTGGTTACGGTTCAGGGGGACAAGCATCTATTCCTTATCCTTTAATTATTCCTGTGTCGAAAACAGATGAAAAACGAGCTAAAGAAAGTGAGAATCTTTGGGATAAACAAGTGAGACTGGCGTTAGAAAGTCAGGTGACAATTCCTGATATTAAAATGTTGACACAGGCATTGTATGACCGCATTGAGGAAGCAGGACGGATGTTGCCATTACCAGAGGAAGATGTGGCGACAGTACAGGAGTCTAATAATCATCAAGAACCTGATGTGTTGGAGAATTTTGTACCACGAGTTTATCAAACACCGGGATTACAAGGATAAAATTTGTTAGCTTTACAAAGCACAAATTTATTGAATATGCTGTTATTTACAGTAGTTTTTACAAAATATTACCTTTTACCCTTGGCTTTCTTCAGTGCTGCCTGTCTTACTTCTGCATTGAGTAAATAACCAAACCCTACCTTTTCTAAACGTTGCACAAACTCCTCTCGTGTATTGCCCAATTTACTAGCTGTAGCATCCAAATTCCAATTATGCTCTGCTAATTGACTCAGCAAATAAATTCGACGAGTTTGCATTCCTGATAAACGGTAAGTTTTCAAATACTCCAATTCACCATTTTCTCGAATAATTGCTTCTCCAATATGATTCTCTTCTTTGGGGTTGAGGTCAGTAATAAATCGCTGTAATATAAATGAACCAGCAGTATAAACCCTCTGAGAAATCAACCTGCGTCCTAGCAGTCCTTCTGCCATAAAACCCTGAAAAGATGCCCAATCTGCACGCATATTTTCTACTGCTGCTCTCAAAGCTGTTAAATCATTAATTTTTGACTCATTTAAAGATACACTCATAGGAAAAGTTGTCTGATGAAGTAAAGCATATTGATACAATAATTCACCATAAAAATCTTCTAATAAACTATTGTGTAAAAGTTTATAATCTTCTGGTGTAGGAACTACAAAAGCTGATGCTAATGCTTCTGCTACAAATACCAATACCCCCACCTGTCGAGAATGAATTTCAAACACTCGCAAAGCATCTTCAAGTCCAGCAATATAACGCCCACTAAAAGAGCTTTCGATACGAATACCTAGACCACGAGAAAGGGTGTATTTAGAATATTCACGCCAAGCAATATCAGGCCCCTCAAAAAACATTGATAAAAAGCCTTCCATTGCTAAATGCAGTGGTAAAAATCTCAGTTGATTCTTAGATTCCCGTTTTATCATGCGGTGCATTAATCGCACACTAGCAAAATTGCAGTTTAGCTGCTTACCATCTGTTTTCAAAAGTTGTCCCCCAAAAGCACCTACAGGACTACCATCATCAGTCCAAGATAATACTAATCCATGAGGAATATAGGAGAAATATTTCATTCCTGGTGCGGTGATTTCTCCTGCTAAGGAAACAACTGTTAAATCTTCATTATAGCTACGACGTAGTAAGCGTAAATCGTTCCGAACCTGATGACGCAATAATGGCACAATACGGACTGAACCCCATACTTGGGAAGGGGCAATTTCTAATCCTTTAAGTGATATGTCTGTTAATAAGTTACTTTTGGATACCATATAATAGTGTGTCTAGTTTGATTATTTTTAAGCAACACCACACATAATTTAGTATATGGATGTTTGTATGGGGGATGTAAATTGTAGATTTTATCCACTTAACATTTGCTTAACTCGCGCTGCTAGATATTCCTCTAAATCGGCTAAAGATGCAGAACCTTCAGCAAATCTGGCAAAACCTAACATCGTCGGTAAATCTTCTGCATCTCTTAATCCGACTGTAGGAATTGTGGGACTGAGGGTATGTAAAGAAAAGTCATCGGCATTGTAAACAGGATTGCAATGCACAATGGAAGTTTTCTGTTTAGGGTCTAAACGTTGGCGATATATACGCAGAATTTCCGATGCACCATTGGGGGGGTCGTTTTCCCAACCGTCGCTAATGATGACTACTAAATCTGCACTCCAATCTAAAGCATCAAGTAGGGGTGTGGCTAAATCTGTTTGTCCGCGAGGTAAAATCAACAGTGGGTCATTGGTTGGTATTGTCCAAAAAGCTTGGTATTCCTGGGATGCTGCTTTAAGTAGGTAATGAGTTGCTAACGCTACTCCTAGAGGACGACGACGTTTTTCAGTTGAACCGGAACTGGAGTAACTACAATCTAGAACTGCTGCTACTCGTCCAAGTTTGAGGGGAGATTTTTTTAATGTGAAGGCCGCAGATTTCTCTAATGCTTGATTGAAGATATCCCCCTGCTGTTTACGAGTATCTAATGATAGGGAGAGGATATATAGTGCTAAACGAGTCAGAGGAAGACGACCTAAATTAATGTCAATTTCTATTTCTGCACGGTTGGCTGAAGTTTGCGATCGCAATTTTTCGTTTAAGGTCATTTGGTCTTGGATGCGGGACAAAAAAACCTCACGTTTAATGCCGTGTTTTACAGCTAAACCTTCAGCAACGGTAAAGGGTAGCTGATAAACTGCTTCTGCACTATGGTGTGCTTGGCGAAATGTCTCAAATAATTCGGTTTGATAAACTTGCTGTTTCCATTTACCAAAAAGAAAGTTACCTAATTCTCCTGGGAGGGTGAGGTGTGCATGGGAGGCAATCGCTCTAAATTTAGAACGATATTTGACAGCATCAAAGTTAATGTCGCGTCTTTGTTGAAGATAGTCACGGGCGATCGCTCTACTCCGGCGATTATTAATACCTCTTTTCCGTAATTGTTGCAATACTTCCCAACCTCGTTGTGATGGTAGGGCTGCTAAGACGGTGGCTATTAATGCCCCCTCTTCTTGGCGATGTTCAGGGGGTGTGTGTTTTCCGGTGGCTAGTAATTTGAGAATAATCTGTGCTTGGTTGAAGTGGTTAATTCCTGCTGCTAATGTCCGGGTATAAAGCAAGCGGTAATTACCTAGAATATAGTCGTGTAAAAAGTCTATAGATACACGCTGCCCATAACCATCACTGTAAAACTCACGCTGTCCTGTGCAGGAAAGACAAGCGTTAATGAACATGACTAAATCTTCCCTGGCCACCTGTTGATGTTGGTTAGTCCAATTCATGTTCATTTTGGCATCGTGACTTTTTTTGTAGGAGGTACTGTTCGGGGAATGGCGGTACGACTAGCTAGGATAGCTGCAAAAGGCTAGATTCGGAAGTCATACCAAAGTCCCGCAAACAGTATTAATCACTATTTTAATTTCTGAATTAGAAAATAGCTACAGGAATATAACTAAATTTTACTAATAAAACTGAGGCTTTAAGCTCTTATATCATGTCCGACTAATTGCCCATAATTGTAATTTCCTAAAAATAGGAGTTTCAAGCATTTTTATTTAAAGGTGTTTAGCCAGACATAATATTAAATATTGGTTTCAGGAATATTGTCTAAATTTATCATTGATGATATTATTTCCTGATTTACCTGTTTTGATATTAAATTATTATCTTGAGTTTGACTGAGTAATTTAATTAACCATTTTTCAGTTTGTTGATGCAATTTTTGAGTCCAGTTTATATCTAACCTTTGGGCTGGTTTTACGGGGTCTACTGCTACAATTACAAGTTGTATTTGGTTAGGGTAAACTGAATATTGAACAGTTGTAGTCCACAACTTTACTCGGTCTTGCCAGCTTAATTTAGGATAACGCATCGCCCATTCATAAATTCTAGGAATACCCCGTTTAAATGCTATATTTGTGATGATTTGAATAAAGTAATTTTCATTATTTACTGTCAAAGGTGCAATGACTGGGTTATCAACTAATAACTTCTTGCGTGGGTGAAAAAGTTCAGGTGCAAGTTCTTGTACTTGAGCAACTAATTGAGCAATTTGAGGATTAGCATTTAATAAAGGTTGTACAGGAAGTTGTAAAAACAATTGTTTCATCACCAATTGAAAGTTATCTGCTATGATATAATCAAATGCGGAGTGATTTTGATTGTGTTTTTGTTTAGGAAATAGAAGTTGTTGCTGTGTTTTATTAATTTGTTGAATATCAGCAAGGTTAATTATTGACATAGTCGGGAGAAAATTACATCTCTCCCATGCAGCGTAACGCTGCAAATTAATTATTTTGATTAATATTGCTGAACAAGTTTAATGAAAATTAATACTATCACATTACTCATCCATTGTTTATTCAGGAAATCTGTAAATAATTCCCTCGTTGTCACTGGTTTCAAAATTAGCATTTAGTTGTTTAGCCTTTTCATCTAAATATTGTTTAGCTTCTTCTATAGATATTTGAGCAGCTAAAGCAAATTTTGTAATAGTAACTCTTCCTTCTTCTTGTTGTAAGAGACGCAGAAATAGTTGCTCTCTTTCTAATTGAAATTGTTTAAGTTTCTGTTCATGCTGCTGACGTAACCCCCAAATAATCCATGTTCCTATAGCTGTTGATGGTATACCAAATACAACTATTGCTGCTAATGCACCTTCTTTATCTTCATTGGATTTATTAGAATCAATTAATTCTATAGTTCCTAGTAAGAGTATGGCTAAACCTATTACTAAGAATGAACCTGCAAATATTTTTTTTATAATTTTCATAGATGTTTATAAAACTTTGGTAGACAATTATTTTCATGAATAGATACAGCAGATTGCAAGTCAATGAAGTACAAACTGAAAACCAAAACATGACTTATGCCACGCTATCAAGCAGTAACCATGTTTAACCTCCTGCCTTTGTACTACTTGTATACCACACGAAACCGCTCACATACCAATAGCATTTCCGGTGTTGGTTGTTTACCTATTTTGGGTAAAACACGGGAAAAATAGTTCCAGTGTTCTTGTCTCCAAAACTCCAGTGAGCCATCGCCTTCACCTTCATCATAAGCAAACTGGGCATCAACCTCAATATACGGTTTAATGCTTACTTCGGTGATTTCAATAATACAAATTGGTTGTTCATTACCATCAATTACAATTGCTTTTAATCCCACTTTAGGAAGTGTGCTTCCTTCTGCTTCCCATTCCCATAAAGCTGAACAAGTTGCAGTTTTGATTCCTTTGACAACTAAATCACTGAGTTGATTTGCTAAACAAGAATTGTCACCAAATTGACTTATATCATATTTATTGTCAGCTTGTGAATTATTTGGAAGTGTGGCTAAATAAGCTTGCCAATAATTTTCTATTATTTGATTATTCATGAGCGATAACATCTTAGATATTTTGTAAATTCTCATTCAGGTTTTAATCTCTTGTACATTTAATTGAGATAAAACCTTTTTTTTGAGTTCATTACTATACCATAGATTCAGATAGCAAGCCTGACATATCTAAAACTTGTTTAGACCAAATACCAGATTGTTCTGCAACTTCAGCACGCAATTTTTCATCCTCCCCAATATCATTCCAAGTTAATTCCCACATCGCTAGTTGAACTTGAATATTTACTAATTCTTCAGTTTGAATAGGTTCTATTTCTGCTGCTGTCCACTCAATAAACAACTTTATTTCGGAAATTACGCTTTTCACCGCTTCTTTATAAGCAACTTGGGAAAAAGACTTAATCCGTGCTAAATTAGATGCGATATGTCCTAAGCGATTTGGTATATTGTTGAGTTGAAAACGAGCTTGTTTTTCATCTAAATTCTGGTTCATAAAAATCATCAAATAAAAGGTTAGTTGTTTTCTTTTTACTATGATATGATAAATCCTATTCGAGTGAGATACAAGCATTAATAATTGAATGCAGATGGACGCAGATAAACGCAGATAATGTTGTAATTCGTTACACTAGGAAATGCTATAACTGTTAACGAAGGCAGGAGGCAGAAGGCCGTTTTTGTAACGGAGATTTATGCCCCGCTCCAAAAACTTTTTGCCTTCAAAGGCGTTAGCGTAGCGGGACGAAGTCCGGTTTTATATCCCATTGTTTCGATAACTTTTTTTATCCTACCCTTTGAGTGGCCTGTTAAGGGTAGGTATTTTCGCAAATTTAACAAGTAAAGAAGCTACATTTCAACTTAGAAACCGTCGTGAAATCTCTTGTTTTATTGTGCTTCACAAATTGAACAAGAACCTACGTTTCAGCTATAGCAACTGCATCTAACAACACCA from Okeanomitos corallinicola TIOX110 includes the following:
- a CDS encoding type IV secretion system DNA-binding domain-containing protein, yielding MNFYQKNLPNSHISANSTLFEVPSYQPTLASIDFSKFLQQYNNPQGWTMIGGLLVVLILLQISGTGKGKITTGKVCGISEKLAATNLALKQIKEHKHNKVTLWSGTPRYWAKGKWRSPIANLQTILGAAPTVWFPHAERGTLVIGAPGSGKTYSTIDRMLESAMQQGFPIILYDKKGDQMRLHAPLAARYGYKVRVFAPGEAFSGVINPLDYMRDARDGVMAGEIGQVINRNAASGGKSDEFFAKAGDLLAKALLQLVKGSPYPDMAMLYAVLRLPKLVQRLDHAVQSKRLDEWVATSFIQFLSAKDAEKTVSGILTTAAGTFSSFIQADLLRAFIGKSDIPTQLEGREMVVFKLDDERRSVVGPLLAAAMHLMIVGNLSRPRKDPLIISLDELPSIKLDRLPQWINEYRSNGACFILGIQSLEQLYDIYGDKMGSAIASACSTHVLFNPGNYKTAEDYSKRYGEKEVLIKNRTTGRTLGGQMSRSISWSENLQKMPVISADEILKFPQGKCVITSPGYGSGGQASIPYPLIIPVSKTDEKRAKESENLWDKQVRLALESQVTIPDIKMLTQALYDRIEEAGRMLPLPEEDVATVQESNNHQEPDVLENFVPRVYQTPGLQG
- a CDS encoding ASCH domain-containing protein; the protein is MNNQIIENYWQAYLATLPNNSQADNKYDISQFGDNSCLANQLSDLVVKGIKTATCSALWEWEAEGSTLPKVGLKAIVIDGNEQPICIIEITEVSIKPYIEVDAQFAYDEGEGDGSLEFWRQEHWNYFSRVLPKIGKQPTPEMLLVCERFRVVYK